A portion of the Pedobacter cryoconitis genome contains these proteins:
- a CDS encoding DUF72 domain-containing protein encodes MKKNNVPVYYSGTSGLLLPVRNKLFYPEEFKEKSRLCFYASMMNSIEINSSFYKIPMGSTVAKWAKDVPENFRFTFKLPKIITHNKGLAFDPESVKQFMQVISLAGDKKGCLLVQFPPGVRIGNLNQLTLLMACLRECDKDGDWNIALEFRHVSLYCEQVYSLLDEYGLGIVIQDKPPAITPMLNTDLNFVYLRFHGPGGSYRGSYQDDLMYEYAEYIREWMAEGKTVYAYFNNTMGEAIANLFTLKDLVLGTVKDDL; translated from the coding sequence ATGAAAAAAAATAATGTTCCTGTTTATTATTCAGGTACCAGTGGCTTACTATTGCCGGTGCGTAATAAGCTTTTTTATCCTGAGGAATTCAAAGAGAAAAGCAGGTTGTGTTTTTATGCTTCGATGATGAACAGTATTGAGATCAATAGTTCTTTTTACAAAATACCGATGGGTTCAACTGTTGCGAAATGGGCTAAAGATGTTCCGGAGAATTTTAGGTTTACTTTTAAGCTTCCTAAGATAATTACACACAATAAGGGACTTGCTTTTGATCCTGAATCTGTAAAACAGTTTATGCAGGTTATCTCTTTAGCAGGTGATAAGAAGGGTTGTCTGCTGGTGCAGTTTCCCCCTGGCGTACGTATTGGAAACTTAAATCAGCTAACTTTATTAATGGCCTGTCTGCGTGAATGTGATAAAGATGGTGACTGGAATATTGCCTTGGAGTTTCGTCATGTGTCTTTATATTGTGAGCAGGTTTACAGCTTACTTGATGAATATGGTTTGGGAATAGTGATACAGGATAAGCCACCTGCCATTACGCCTATGCTGAATACGGATCTCAACTTTGTGTACCTGCGTTTCCATGGACCTGGAGGAAGTTACAGGGGGAGCTATCAAGATGATTTAATGTATGAATATGCTGAATATATCCGGGAATGGATGGCAGAAGGAAAAACGGTGTATGCTTATTTCAATAATACTATGGGTGAGGCAATTGCTAATTTATTTACGTTGAAAGATTTGGTTCTTGGAACTGTAAAGGATGATTTGTAA
- a CDS encoding helix-turn-helix domain-containing protein produces the protein MDVVKQIADQSSFQGTHIILTSEEIGTTEICRQQHKIPFHKQNMLKEHFLLFAVDGTNELHIGKHFFQLKKGEMLLIKKATYVEIVKAGDALDDYMYESVSFTLKKDIIIDFIKLIEMDDYPREAVLDDEIIIHQYGGRLQSFLASMKPYFDDNQNVKTGLFKLKILELLYSLSQENPKFLQQLISLNRYETKDLLKTIEAYYLQPYTLQELADISGRSLSTFRREFESLFQKTPAKWIQEKRLEKAKGLFFSTQLTIANVCYEVGYENVSHFSRLYKSHFGYSPSETKKHRVS, from the coding sequence ATGGATGTTGTAAAACAAATAGCAGATCAAAGTTCATTTCAAGGGACACATATTATTTTAACATCAGAGGAAATCGGCACAACAGAGATTTGCCGTCAACAGCACAAAATCCCATTTCATAAACAGAATATGTTAAAAGAACATTTTTTGCTATTTGCAGTGGATGGAACTAATGAATTGCACATTGGAAAACATTTTTTTCAATTAAAAAAGGGAGAAATGTTATTAATAAAAAAGGCTACTTATGTAGAGATTGTGAAAGCAGGTGATGCCTTGGATGATTATATGTATGAAAGTGTTTCTTTTACTTTAAAGAAAGATATCATCATCGATTTTATAAAATTAATTGAAATGGATGATTATCCAAGAGAGGCAGTTTTGGATGATGAAATCATCATTCATCAGTACGGAGGACGTTTACAATCGTTCCTAGCATCTATGAAGCCTTATTTCGATGACAATCAAAATGTAAAAACGGGATTGTTCAAATTAAAAATTCTAGAATTACTTTATAGCCTTTCGCAGGAAAATCCAAAGTTTTTACAACAATTGATAAGCCTCAATCGGTATGAAACTAAAGATTTATTAAAAACTATTGAGGCATATTACCTTCAACCCTATACGTTGCAGGAATTAGCTGATATTTCAGGAAGAAGTTTATCGACCTTCCGGAGGGAATTTGAATCTTTATTTCAGAAAACACCTGCGAAATGGATACAAGAAAAGCGATTGGAAAAAGCCAAGGGCTTATTCTTTTCTACTCAACTAACAATTGCAAATGTTTGCTATGAAGTTGGTTATGAAAACGTTTCACATTTCTCACGCTTGTATAAAAGTCACTTTGGATACAGCCCAAGCGAAACTAAAAAACATCGTGTAAGCTGA
- a CDS encoding RidA family protein: MLQFKNSEKVFAIKGLSQAVEIPFGDQKMIILSGQIPLNKQGELVGKDVKTQTIQIFENIRDILETCGASIDDIIKLGIFTSDISQIALYREARDQFINSNNPPTSTLVEVKGLFRSDVIIEIEVTALVKI; this comes from the coding sequence ATGCTACAATTTAAAAATTCAGAAAAGGTATTTGCAATAAAGGGGTTGTCTCAAGCCGTTGAAATCCCATTTGGTGACCAGAAAATGATTATACTATCGGGACAAATCCCCCTTAATAAGCAGGGTGAGTTAGTCGGTAAAGATGTAAAAACACAGACCATTCAGATTTTTGAGAATATCAGAGATATTTTAGAAACCTGCGGTGCTAGCATTGATGATATCATAAAACTTGGGATTTTTACTTCAGATATTTCCCAAATAGCTCTCTATAGAGAAGCCAGAGATCAATTTATTAATTCCAATAACCCACCCACAAGTACGCTTGTTGAGGTAAAAGGTTTATTTAGAAGCGATGTAATAATTGAGATAGAAGTTACTGCTCTAGTAAAAATATAG